A genomic region of Brevibacillus sp. JNUCC-41 contains the following coding sequences:
- a CDS encoding MFS transporter produces MKNTSFRCLWIGQAFANLGDIFYVVGLISLLYSLTGSAFYLSLLPFTTTIFRFFSSLLAPLVIDRFPLKRILVQSQWWKTILLVCLGIYITIFNHGFSVAVIFFIALISLLDGVAAPVSAALVPQLVPKDERMKANGFLNVITQTIFVAGWPLGSVLLISTNSSFIIWLAVMLFSVSTIYTVRIEISGQTTDSVAPTNWGSIKSGWVAIHQIPTIRTLISIDFITTLASSVWVAAIIYLYVEQNLQLGEEWWGYINTSYFVGMIFSGLIVIRFAKLLEKYIGFFIILGLFLSSLLILLFGTTSIPALALLLACLYGLPEQIREVIYTKLFQDHATEKTLAKIHAVWGAVINLTFAGSVLLLGYITETYSVKTTFQFSSTLIFLAFLYATFKRKELQGKKCDQSLSSQPSNIPR; encoded by the coding sequence ATGAAAAATACATCGTTTCGATGCCTTTGGATAGGTCAGGCGTTTGCAAATCTAGGGGATATATTTTATGTAGTCGGGTTGATTTCACTATTATATAGCTTGACGGGATCTGCTTTTTATTTGAGTTTGCTTCCGTTCACTACAACGATTTTTAGGTTTTTCAGCAGTTTACTTGCCCCCCTTGTCATCGACAGGTTTCCTTTAAAAAGAATTCTTGTACAATCTCAATGGTGGAAAACTATCTTACTCGTTTGCCTAGGAATCTATATAACAATTTTCAATCATGGTTTTTCTGTTGCCGTCATTTTCTTCATCGCCTTGATTTCATTATTGGATGGAGTCGCAGCACCGGTCAGCGCAGCTTTGGTTCCTCAATTAGTTCCAAAAGATGAACGGATGAAAGCGAATGGTTTCTTGAATGTGATCACCCAGACCATCTTTGTAGCAGGATGGCCACTAGGGTCCGTTCTATTGATAAGCACCAACAGCAGCTTCATCATTTGGCTTGCTGTTATGCTTTTTTCCGTTTCAACGATCTATACAGTTAGAATCGAAATCTCTGGGCAAACGACGGATTCTGTCGCTCCGACAAATTGGGGTTCCATTAAATCCGGATGGGTTGCGATTCACCAAATCCCAACTATCCGTACACTCATTTCCATTGATTTTATAACTACTTTAGCTTCAAGTGTGTGGGTGGCTGCCATTATTTATTTATATGTAGAACAGAACCTGCAACTTGGTGAGGAGTGGTGGGGATACATCAACACAAGCTACTTTGTCGGCATGATTTTCAGTGGATTGATCGTCATCCGTTTTGCCAAGTTACTAGAAAAATATATTGGATTCTTCATCATTCTCGGGCTATTTTTAAGTTCACTGCTGATTTTGCTTTTTGGAACTACCAGTATTCCAGCTTTGGCTTTGCTGCTGGCATGCCTGTACGGTCTCCCGGAACAAATCCGGGAAGTGATTTACACCAAGCTATTCCAAGACCATGCAACTGAAAAGACTCTTGCAAAAATTCATGCCGTTTGGGGAGCGGTCATCAATCTTACATTTGCCGGCTCTGTCTTACTATTAGGCTATATAACGGAAACATACAGTGTCAAAACAACGTTCCAATTTTCTTCCACCCTGATATTCCTTGCCTTTCTTTATGCAACGTTTAAAAGGAAGGAACTACAAGGGAAAAAATGTGATCAATCACTATCAAGTCAGCCTTCTAACATTCCTAGATGA
- a CDS encoding ABC transporter ATP-binding protein — protein sequence MIRRFASYYLPHKRLFIIDFFSAVVVAVLELAFPLAVQWFIDTLLPGDDWSAIVSVSAGLFLLYIISTFLQFIVGYWGHKLGINIETDMREELFEHVQKQSFRFFDNTKTGHIMSRITNDLFDIGELAHHGPEDLFIAFMTFIGAFWIMLTINVKLALISVCILPFLVLLIVISNLKMNKAWKKMYTEVADVNARVEDSVSGVRVVQSFTNETYEMKRFSTNNRRFRKAKLLGYKVMSFSLSGIYMMTRFMTLAVLVIGAWLTFHGQLSYGELVAFVLYVNVLFKPIDKISALMELYPKGMAGFKRFTELLDVAPDVVDKKDAIEVTTLLGDISFKDVSFNYEDKKPVLKGIDLTVKAGETIAFVGPSGAGKTTICSLIPRFYDVNAGSISIDGIDIREMTKKSLRSQIGIVQQDVFLFTGTIKENIAYGMLDASDEQIKEAARKAHLETFIEGLPEGYETQIGERGLKLSGGQKQRIAIARMFLKNPPILILDEATSALDTETERIIQQALTELAENRTTLIIAHRLATIRNADKIVVVTEEGIAEEGGHDDLLKQGGLFANLHQLQFQKR from the coding sequence ATGATTCGACGTTTTGCTTCATATTACCTTCCGCATAAGCGGTTATTCATTATTGATTTCTTCAGTGCAGTGGTTGTGGCTGTACTTGAACTTGCATTTCCGCTAGCCGTTCAGTGGTTTATAGATACACTGCTGCCTGGCGACGATTGGTCTGCAATTGTTTCGGTAAGTGCCGGATTGTTCCTCCTTTATATCATTAGTACCTTCTTACAGTTCATCGTAGGGTATTGGGGTCACAAATTGGGTATTAATATTGAGACTGATATGCGTGAGGAATTATTTGAGCATGTGCAAAAACAATCTTTTCGTTTTTTTGATAACACGAAAACCGGCCATATCATGAGCCGCATAACTAATGATCTGTTCGATATTGGTGAACTTGCTCACCATGGTCCCGAAGATTTATTCATTGCCTTCATGACTTTTATAGGTGCATTTTGGATTATGTTGACGATCAATGTGAAATTGGCACTCATATCGGTTTGTATTTTACCGTTCCTCGTTTTATTAATTGTCATAAGTAACTTAAAGATGAATAAAGCCTGGAAGAAAATGTATACAGAAGTTGCAGATGTAAATGCCCGTGTGGAAGATAGCGTCTCAGGGGTGAGGGTTGTCCAATCCTTTACTAATGAAACATATGAAATGAAAAGATTTTCTACTAATAATCGCAGATTCCGTAAAGCGAAACTTCTTGGCTATAAGGTAATGTCCTTTAGCTTATCAGGCATTTACATGATGACGAGGTTTATGACCCTTGCCGTGTTGGTGATAGGAGCTTGGCTAACATTTCATGGGCAGCTCTCTTATGGTGAATTGGTTGCATTCGTCTTATACGTTAACGTATTATTTAAACCGATCGACAAAATCAGTGCGTTGATGGAACTTTATCCAAAAGGGATGGCCGGCTTTAAGCGTTTTACGGAACTTTTGGATGTCGCGCCTGATGTCGTGGATAAAAAGGATGCAATAGAAGTGACCACCCTTTTGGGCGATATTTCCTTTAAAGACGTTTCTTTTAACTATGAAGATAAAAAGCCCGTTTTAAAAGGTATTGATCTAACAGTTAAAGCGGGTGAAACCATTGCCTTTGTCGGGCCTTCAGGAGCCGGGAAAACGACTATATGTTCATTGATCCCACGATTTTATGATGTTAATGCCGGCTCGATTTCCATTGATGGAATTGATATTCGTGAGATGACGAAAAAGTCATTGCGCTCACAAATTGGCATAGTCCAGCAAGATGTGTTTCTTTTTACAGGAACTATAAAAGAGAACATTGCGTACGGAATGCTTGACGCATCGGATGAACAGATTAAAGAAGCCGCAAGGAAAGCCCATTTGGAGACTTTCATTGAAGGACTTCCGGAAGGCTATGAGACTCAAATAGGTGAACGCGGCTTGAAATTATCGGGTGGACAAAAACAACGGATTGCAATAGCAAGGATGTTTTTAAAAAATCCGCCCATACTAATTCTCGATGAAGCAACCTCTGCACTCGATACTGAAACGGAAAGAATAATACAGCAGGCTCTTACTGAACTGGCTGAAAACAGAACTACGCTAATCATCGCACACCGTTTGGCAACCATACGAAACGCTGACAAGATCGTGGTAGTTACGGAGGAAGGAATTGCTGAAGAGGGCGGTCATGATGACTTACTTAAGCAGGGGGGCCTTTTTGCCAATCTGCATCAATTACAATTTCAAAAAAGATAA